From Staphylococcus delphini, one genomic window encodes:
- a CDS encoding ABC transporter ATP-binding protein, producing the protein MIELKGINRHFKNGNETNHILKDIELRIEQGEFVAIMGPSGSGKSTLINILGFIDRGYKGDYLFNGENYQKTSDNELAAIRNRTVGFVFQNFKLIQNNTILENVSVPLLYAGMRPAERNQRVLDILHRVGLYDKENLVPNKLSGGQQQRVAIARAIVNRPRFIIADEPTGALDSKTSEDIMALFMELNQEQGTTMIVVTHDPKVAAQADRVIHILDGRVQREEVLSHGVHR; encoded by the coding sequence ATGATTGAACTGAAGGGGATCAATCGTCATTTTAAAAATGGGAACGAAACCAATCACATTTTAAAAGATATCGAGTTGCGGATTGAACAAGGTGAATTTGTCGCAATTATGGGCCCTTCAGGATCAGGTAAAAGTACACTTATCAATATTTTAGGTTTTATCGATCGCGGTTATAAAGGCGACTATTTGTTTAACGGTGAGAATTACCAAAAAACGTCAGATAATGAATTGGCAGCGATTCGTAACCGGACAGTAGGGTTTGTATTTCAAAACTTTAAACTCATACAAAACAACACGATTTTAGAAAATGTCAGTGTGCCGTTATTGTATGCGGGAATGCGACCAGCTGAACGCAATCAACGTGTGTTGGATATTTTACACCGTGTCGGATTGTATGATAAAGAAAATTTAGTGCCCAACAAATTATCAGGCGGGCAACAGCAGCGTGTGGCGATTGCTAGAGCGATTGTGAACCGTCCACGATTTATTATTGCGGATGAGCCAACTGGGGCACTCGATTCGAAAACGTCTGAAGATATTATGGCGTTGTTTATGGAGTTGAATCAAGAGCAAGGCACAACGATGATTGTCGTGACGCATGATCCAAAAGTCGCTGCACAAGCGGATCGTGTCATTCACATTTTGGATGGCCGAGTTCAAAGAGAAGAGGTGCTGTCGCATGGCGTACATCGCTAA
- a CDS encoding ABC transporter permease gives MAYIANIIHVSLRSIMKNKRRNIFTMIGIIIGIAAVITIMSLGNGFKKTADEQFSDAGASKDSALVSFLPNNFDTVKEPPFTTEDIEIARQVEGVQDASIKEDDTLGLTAEARTVKKKADVAVVKSETVTEPDEGEGFSKEDNALKQRVATVSSEVAETLFKGDAVGQTLYIDDIGFEVVGVKEKAQVPNAVQIPTKTVEADLPNLKSDYPQMMLKVGEDADKKEIATKVADQLNQRGSAVSQGSYEYADTEALMKSIGKIFDSITYFVAAVAGISLFIAGIGVMNVMYISVAERTEEIAIRRAFGAKARDIEFQFLIESVVLCLIGGIIGLIIGILIAKLVDVVTPEYIQSAVSLGSIILAVGVSTLIGIVFGWIPARAAAKKELIDIIK, from the coding sequence ATGGCGTACATCGCTAATATTATCCACGTTTCATTACGTTCGATTATGAAAAATAAACGCCGTAATATTTTTACGATGATAGGGATTATTATTGGGATTGCGGCCGTTATTACGATTATGTCATTAGGTAATGGTTTTAAAAAGACAGCCGACGAACAGTTCAGTGATGCAGGTGCGTCGAAAGATAGTGCTTTGGTCAGCTTTTTACCGAACAACTTTGATACAGTGAAGGAACCGCCTTTTACGACTGAGGATATTGAGATTGCACGCCAAGTCGAAGGGGTACAAGATGCGAGTATTAAAGAAGATGATACACTTGGCTTAACGGCTGAAGCGCGCACCGTGAAAAAGAAAGCGGATGTGGCCGTCGTTAAAAGTGAAACTGTCACGGAACCAGACGAAGGGGAAGGTTTTAGTAAAGAAGACAATGCATTGAAACAACGTGTTGCAACGGTGTCTTCGGAAGTGGCAGAAACATTGTTTAAAGGCGATGCAGTTGGTCAAACACTGTATATTGACGATATTGGTTTTGAAGTTGTCGGTGTGAAAGAAAAGGCACAGGTTCCGAATGCTGTGCAAATTCCGACAAAGACAGTTGAAGCGGACTTACCTAACTTAAAATCTGACTATCCACAAATGATGTTAAAAGTCGGTGAAGATGCGGACAAAAAAGAAATTGCGACAAAAGTTGCGGATCAATTGAATCAGCGCGGTTCAGCAGTTTCACAAGGAAGTTATGAATATGCAGATACTGAAGCGTTGATGAAGAGTATCGGTAAAATCTTTGACTCCATTACGTACTTTGTCGCAGCGGTGGCGGGGATTTCACTTTTCATTGCAGGTATCGGTGTGATGAACGTGATGTATATTTCGGTGGCAGAACGTACCGAAGAGATTGCCATTCGCCGTGCATTCGGGGCAAAAGCGAGAGACATTGAGTTTCAGTTTTTAATCGAAAGTGTCGTGCTTTGTTTAATTGGTGGGATTATCGGTTTAATCATCGGTATTTTGATTGCGAAACTTGTCGATGTGGTGACACCTGAATATATTCAAAGTGCAGTGAGTTTAGGTTCGATTATTTTAGCAGTCGGTGTGTCAACTTTGATTGGGATTGTGTTTGGTTGGATACCCGCACGTGCCGCAGCGAAGAAAGAGTTGATTGATATTATTAAGTAA
- a CDS encoding DUF1648 domain-containing protein: MKQINRLMPVLWGVSIVILALFYAQLPERVGTHLNLNGEVDAWGSKSHLWIVPIIFLVIWAFLSLLLHYAPIWEHTIQGKAVEKSQSQRRDVLFILVIVQLTVWVLYMVYLIGTINGKEGIPFWLMWLAYLVIGLTLITRIVHVFKRNQA; encoded by the coding sequence ATGAAGCAAATTAATCGATTGATGCCAGTTTTGTGGGGCGTTTCTATAGTCATATTAGCTCTATTTTATGCGCAACTTCCTGAGCGAGTGGGCACACATTTGAATTTAAATGGCGAAGTAGACGCTTGGGGTTCGAAAAGTCATTTGTGGATTGTACCGATAATATTTTTGGTTATCTGGGCTTTTCTATCTCTGTTGCTACACTATGCGCCAATATGGGAACACACTATTCAAGGGAAAGCCGTTGAAAAAAGTCAGTCACAACGTCGAGATGTTTTGTTCATTTTAGTTATCGTACAGTTGACGGTGTGGGTGCTTTACATGGTGTATCTGATTGGTACGATAAATGGCAAAGAAGGGATACCGTTTTGGCTCATGTGGCTCGCGTATCTCGTCATCGGATTGACACTCATCACACGCATCGTCCATGTGTTTAAACGAAATCAAGCATAA
- a CDS encoding YIP1 family protein: MTFSKPLYIEAFNRDRTHPHLWKKILLFLVLIIVQAALAAFTVDYTQELTKQGLTDAQAQQASPIVMVLGIIGVIIGSIIFVGITFLITLIIYKIFKKTLSKKGIFGGVLRYYNTVLCATIIISAIQVLFHLDMATVKIDSLNIFAPGNTRLSALSLTNVLGGWLFAVMLHSNGHLSAKWSWILGTVMFIICVVLTVVAA; the protein is encoded by the coding sequence ATGACATTTTCGAAACCGTTATATATAGAAGCTTTTAACAGAGATAGAACACACCCTCATTTATGGAAGAAAATTTTATTGTTTTTAGTTTTAATTATTGTCCAAGCTGCACTCGCTGCTTTCACAGTAGATTACACCCAAGAGCTCACTAAACAAGGGTTAACGGATGCACAAGCACAACAAGCCTCACCTATTGTCATGGTGCTCGGCATCATTGGGGTCATCATCGGGAGCATTATTTTTGTCGGTATCACTTTCCTCATCACACTGATCATTTATAAGATTTTCAAGAAAACCCTCTCTAAAAAAGGGATATTCGGTGGTGTATTACGTTACTATAACACGGTATTATGTGCCACGATTATTATCAGTGCCATTCAAGTGTTATTCCATTTAGATATGGCAACAGTCAAAATTGATTCACTTAATATTTTCGCACCCGGAAACACACGATTAAGTGCATTGAGTTTAACCAATGTGTTAGGCGGTTGGCTATTCGCGGTTATGCTTCATTCCAACGGGCATTTGTCTGCTAAGTGGTCTTGGATATTAGGCACTGTGATGTTCATCATATGTGTCGTATTGACCGTAGTCGCTGCATAA
- a CDS encoding efflux RND transporter periplasmic adaptor subunit: MKKKTLIVSSVIGIILLVGIAFLVKTFGDVGGQKNEDAYDTYTVKTEKPLRVTGKVSPETIKTYLNNAQLGNFLNVQVKDGQTVTQGTPLLNYDIDPTQRQKLVKQLTDAQQSGDQQAINQAWKQLNRYDGQVYNSVNATFNGTVSFVDNGQVGEGEPILKLIANELEIQSTISEFDLEKIKVGDTVNIKVTSTGKKGKGKITHISQLPTSYQQDAKGEAAGSAPVAGEASEGADSLTTNNPVQSHPTGESDKETSKYKITIGELDLDARNGYSIEATIPLETLKIPKSVLTKDHHVYVVDQSGVAHRTKITYDEKNGELIVKKGVKKGDRIINHPDAKIKDGEKVEVAK; the protein is encoded by the coding sequence TTGAAGAAAAAAACTTTGATTGTGTCATCAGTGATTGGCATTATCTTACTTGTAGGAATAGCGTTTTTAGTGAAAACATTTGGTGATGTCGGAGGCCAAAAAAATGAAGATGCTTACGATACATATACTGTAAAAACTGAAAAACCGCTACGTGTGACGGGGAAGGTCTCTCCGGAAACGATTAAAACATATTTAAATAATGCACAACTGGGGAATTTTTTAAATGTTCAAGTGAAAGATGGACAAACCGTCACTCAAGGCACGCCATTATTGAATTATGATATTGACCCAACGCAACGCCAAAAGTTAGTCAAACAATTGACGGACGCGCAACAAAGTGGAGACCAACAAGCGATTAACCAGGCTTGGAAACAACTGAATCGTTATGACGGACAAGTGTATAACAGTGTGAATGCGACATTTAACGGAACAGTATCTTTCGTTGATAACGGTCAGGTCGGTGAAGGTGAACCGATTTTGAAATTAATTGCGAATGAGTTAGAAATTCAGTCAACGATTTCGGAATTTGATTTAGAGAAAATTAAAGTCGGCGATACGGTCAATATTAAAGTGACAAGTACCGGCAAAAAAGGTAAAGGGAAAATTACGCACATTTCACAACTTCCGACGAGCTATCAACAAGATGCTAAAGGAGAAGCTGCTGGTAGTGCACCCGTTGCAGGTGAAGCGAGTGAAGGCGCTGATTCATTAACAACGAATAATCCTGTACAATCACATCCAACAGGTGAAAGCGATAAAGAAACGTCAAAATATAAAATTACTATTGGTGAACTTGATCTTGATGCGCGTAACGGTTATTCCATAGAGGCGACGATTCCGTTAGAGACACTCAAAATTCCAAAATCTGTGCTAACGAAAGATCATCATGTGTATGTTGTGGATCAATCTGGTGTAGCACATCGTACAAAAATTACGTATGACGAAAAGAATGGCGAATTAATCGTGAAAAAAGGTGTTAAAAAAGGCGATCGTATCATCAACCATCCTGACGCTAAAATTAAAGATGGTGAGAAAGTTGAGGTGGCCAAATGA
- a CDS encoding tripartite tricarboxylate transporter permease has translation MGIDINSFWEGLSTAFQPMNLLWILIGGFLGTVVGMLPGLGPATAVAVLIPVTFGMNPVSALILMISIYYGAMYGGSRSSILLNTPGDGSAIAATFDGYPMTLNHQAGKALTISAVASLFGGLFSVIGFILLAKPLSEFALHFGPREYFVLFLFTLSMVVTLSLGKMVKGFIAMSIGLMMSTIGVDLQTSVYRFTFDVTHLSEGVDFLVIIIGVYAVAEVLYNYMHLDTLAPPKSDLGSMKLTKEDWKRTRWTMLRQSPIGFLIGVLPGAGGSVASLLSYATEKQFSKNGKQFGKGAIEGVAAPEASNNAASVGSLIPLLTMGVPGSGTTAVILGAVVMLGLQPGPLLFEKQPEMVWTLVNSMFIGNIFLVIINIAMIGLLLKILKTPPKTLYPIILVLAFLGTYTLSYSVIDFYILLIFGIIGLLLKLLDFPIAPLILASIIGSDMEQNFRKSLITSHNHISDIFFGSPITIVLTIMTVLALFYPLIMKLLKRKASSN, from the coding sequence ATGGGTATCGATATCAATAGTTTCTGGGAAGGCCTCTCGACTGCCTTCCAACCGATGAATTTATTGTGGATTTTAATTGGCGGCTTTCTTGGCACAGTCGTAGGGATGCTACCTGGTTTAGGGCCTGCGACGGCGGTAGCTGTGCTCATACCAGTGACGTTCGGCATGAATCCAGTCAGTGCGTTGATTTTGATGATTTCGATTTACTATGGGGCAATGTATGGCGGCTCCAGAAGTTCGATTTTGCTGAATACACCGGGAGACGGTTCTGCCATTGCTGCGACATTTGATGGTTATCCGATGACACTCAATCATCAAGCCGGTAAAGCTTTGACCATTTCTGCAGTGGCTTCACTATTCGGCGGCCTCTTTTCAGTCATTGGTTTTATTCTTCTAGCTAAACCACTATCCGAATTTGCCTTGCACTTTGGACCACGTGAATATTTCGTCTTGTTCTTATTCACATTGTCCATGGTTGTCACATTGTCGCTCGGTAAAATGGTCAAAGGGTTTATCGCCATGTCTATCGGTTTAATGATGAGTACGATTGGCGTCGACCTACAAACCAGCGTATATCGTTTCACTTTTGATGTGACGCATTTAAGTGAAGGCGTTGACTTTCTCGTGATTATTATCGGCGTCTATGCTGTCGCTGAAGTTTTGTACAACTACATGCATTTAGATACATTAGCGCCTCCGAAAAGTGATTTAGGCTCGATGAAATTAACGAAAGAAGATTGGAAACGGACGCGCTGGACGATGTTAAGACAAAGTCCTATTGGTTTCCTTATCGGGGTTTTACCTGGTGCGGGCGGATCAGTGGCTTCCCTACTCAGTTATGCGACTGAAAAACAATTTTCTAAAAATGGTAAACAGTTTGGTAAAGGGGCGATTGAAGGGGTGGCAGCACCTGAAGCTTCGAATAATGCCGCTTCAGTCGGTTCACTCATTCCGCTATTAACGATGGGTGTACCCGGTTCAGGAACAACAGCCGTAATTCTCGGTGCAGTCGTGATGCTTGGTTTGCAACCTGGGCCACTCCTATTCGAGAAACAACCCGAAATGGTATGGACCCTTGTCAATAGTATGTTTATCGGCAATATTTTCTTAGTTATTATTAATATTGCGATGATTGGTCTGTTGTTGAAAATCTTAAAAACACCACCGAAAACACTTTATCCAATCATTTTAGTACTCGCCTTTCTCGGCACGTACACCTTGAGTTATAGTGTTATTGACTTCTACATTTTATTAATTTTCGGCATTATTGGCCTATTATTAAAATTACTAGATTTTCCAATTGCACCACTCATTTTAGCATCCATTATCGGATCAGATATGGAACAAAACTTTCGTAAAAGCTTAATTACAAGTCACAACCATATCAGTGACATTTTCTTTGGTTCGCCGATTACGATTGTTTTAACAATCATGACAGTATTAGCACTGTTTTATCCATTAATCATGAAATTGTTGAAGAGAAAAGCATCTTCAAATTGA
- a CDS encoding tripartite tricarboxylate transporter substrate binding protein: MRKLVTCFMGLVLILAACTNNDKDDKPQTSSSQKFPNRTIEIIAPASPGGGWDATARAIQKIMQDEKLTDQNITVVNKPGGGGEVGWQYLSERQPTSIAINSSLLLSNHELGLSDLRHQDFTPIAILATEWISLSASNQSHLSSAKEVMEKLKADPKSLTIGVAPGLGNNDHLAFVQAAKAYGVDVKNLDFLVYKSGGDLETALLGGHVDIASTAVSEVKTQHQAGKLKVLATTSDQRVKGLEDVPTWKEQGLNMVFPHWRGVMGPKNMTKEERAYWNDTMKKVVQSKQWETIRKNKNWDAFYKDSYESEKFLNEQQKKYEQLIQDAGF; this comes from the coding sequence ATGCGAAAACTCGTGACATGTTTCATGGGCCTTGTGCTCATTTTGGCAGCTTGTACGAATAACGATAAAGACGACAAACCTCAGACGTCAAGTAGCCAAAAATTTCCTAATCGCACAATAGAGATTATTGCACCTGCTTCACCTGGTGGGGGCTGGGATGCGACTGCACGCGCTATCCAAAAAATTATGCAAGACGAAAAATTGACTGACCAGAATATTACAGTCGTCAATAAGCCAGGGGGTGGTGGCGAGGTGGGCTGGCAATATCTTAGTGAACGCCAACCGACATCGATCGCAATTAATTCAAGTTTGTTACTTTCCAACCACGAACTCGGATTAAGTGATTTGCGTCACCAAGATTTTACACCGATTGCCATTTTAGCAACGGAATGGATCAGTTTATCCGCTTCTAATCAATCTCATCTGTCTTCTGCTAAAGAAGTAATGGAAAAATTGAAAGCCGATCCGAAGTCATTAACGATTGGTGTGGCGCCTGGTTTAGGGAATAACGACCATCTTGCTTTTGTACAAGCCGCAAAAGCATATGGCGTCGACGTGAAAAATTTAGACTTTCTCGTTTATAAAAGTGGCGGTGATTTAGAAACTGCGCTCCTCGGCGGCCATGTGGATATCGCTTCAACAGCCGTTTCTGAAGTGAAAACGCAACATCAAGCAGGCAAGCTTAAAGTGTTGGCAACCACTTCTGATCAACGTGTGAAAGGTTTAGAAGATGTTCCCACATGGAAAGAACAAGGTTTAAACATGGTCTTCCCACATTGGCGCGGCGTGATGGGACCTAAAAATATGACAAAAGAAGAGCGCGCTTATTGGAATGACACCATGAAAAAAGTCGTTCAATCAAAACAATGGGAGACCATTCGCAAAAACAAAAACTGGGATGCATTTTACAAAGACAGCTATGAATCAGAAAAGTTTTTAAACGAACAACAGAAAAAATATGAACAACTGATTCAAGACGCTGGTTTTTAA
- a CDS encoding tripartite tricarboxylate transporter TctB family protein produces the protein MVRLIAPIVCFIVGVIYLLLSLNLPISRIGDPQSPKYFPILIASLLIVMSIIYFFQMLRDKNVSFNEFKAFLTPLVLKRIGLTCLFILIYTVIFERIGFLISTVLFLAAVMFLVNGFQHWLKNLIVAIVFSGVAWYTFAQLLDVSLP, from the coding sequence ATGGTACGACTTATTGCGCCTATCGTTTGTTTCATTGTTGGCGTCATCTACTTACTCCTCTCTCTCAATTTACCGATTTCTAGAATTGGTGATCCGCAAAGTCCAAAATATTTTCCAATTCTTATCGCGAGTTTATTGATTGTGATGAGTATCATTTACTTTTTTCAAATGCTACGTGATAAAAATGTGTCGTTCAATGAATTTAAAGCATTTTTAACACCACTTGTTCTGAAACGCATTGGTCTGACATGTTTATTTATCCTTATTTATACAGTCATTTTTGAACGTATCGGCTTCTTAATTTCAACAGTATTATTTCTCGCAGCAGTGATGTTTCTCGTCAATGGCTTTCAACATTGGCTGAAAAATTTAATCGTCGCTATCGTCTTTTCAGGTGTCGCATGGTATACCTTTGCCCAGCTGTTAGACGTTAGTTTGCCATAA
- a CDS encoding fructosamine kinase family protein, translating into MNEKWYHTLPLDDIQSIEPVSGGDVNQAFRVNTNDGSYFLLIQPGREASFYDAEVAGLEAFEAAGVTAPRVIDQGQVDHDAYLLLSYLDEGQSGSQEALGKLVAQLHHTHEREGRFGFHLPYEGGDIQFDNTWADDWQTLFLKQRMDPLAEVIRQRQLWSDSDDALFEKVYGLMEDTLAQHESAPSLLHGDLWAGNYMFLTDGRPALFDPAPLYGDREFDLGATKVFGGFSPSFYEAYDAAYPLDEGATLRIRFYELYLLLVHLVKFGTMYLGSVRTTMEEIVDEAN; encoded by the coding sequence ATGAATGAAAAATGGTATCACACATTACCACTCGACGATATCCAATCGATTGAACCGGTCAGCGGGGGTGATGTCAATCAAGCTTTTCGTGTCAATACGAATGATGGGTCTTACTTTTTGCTGATTCAACCCGGTCGTGAAGCGTCATTTTACGATGCAGAAGTCGCGGGCCTCGAAGCGTTTGAAGCAGCGGGTGTGACGGCACCGAGAGTGATTGATCAAGGACAGGTCGATCATGATGCCTATTTATTACTGAGCTATTTAGATGAAGGACAAAGTGGTAGTCAAGAAGCGCTCGGAAAATTGGTTGCGCAACTACATCACACACATGAACGAGAAGGTCGATTTGGATTTCATTTGCCTTATGAAGGTGGAGATATTCAATTCGATAATACGTGGGCAGACGATTGGCAAACCTTATTTTTAAAACAACGGATGGACCCACTTGCTGAGGTGATTCGTCAACGACAATTGTGGTCTGATTCGGATGATGCGTTATTTGAAAAAGTATATGGTTTAATGGAAGACACGTTAGCCCAACATGAGAGTGCACCGTCTTTGTTACACGGAGATTTATGGGCAGGTAATTATATGTTTTTAACAGATGGTCGTCCCGCGCTGTTTGATCCCGCACCTTTATACGGCGACCGCGAATTTGACTTAGGCGCAACGAAAGTTTTTGGTGGATTCAGTCCATCATTTTATGAAGCGTATGATGCCGCTTATCCTTTAGATGAAGGCGCGACGTTACGCATTCGCTTTTACGAGTTGTATTTGTTGCTTGTCCATTTGGTTAAATTTGGTACGATGTATTTAGGTAGTGTCAGAACAACGATGGAGGAAATTGTAGATGAAGCAAATTAA
- a CDS encoding NAD(P)H-dependent oxidoreductase, giving the protein MEDKRQMLLDTFNYRFATKRFDANRKIDDADFDTILETGRLSPSSLGLEPWKFLVIQDPEMREALKPMSWGAQGQLETASHFVIILARKNVRPENEYVQKLLRDVKQMDTDMIEQMSEKTSAFQNDNLHLYESDRALWDWASKQTYIALGNMMTSAAFLGIDSCPIEGFQYDEVSRILTEKGYFDDAEYAPSVMVAFGYREEDPKRAKTRRSKEEVIDWV; this is encoded by the coding sequence ATGGAAGATAAACGCCAAATGTTACTAGATACATTTAACTATCGCTTTGCTACAAAACGTTTTGATGCAAATCGTAAAATTGACGACGCTGATTTCGATACAATTTTAGAAACAGGACGCCTGTCACCAAGCTCACTGGGTCTTGAACCTTGGAAATTTTTAGTTATTCAAGATCCTGAAATGCGTGAAGCTCTCAAACCGATGAGCTGGGGCGCTCAAGGACAATTAGAAACAGCGAGTCACTTCGTAATAATTTTAGCACGTAAAAATGTACGTCCAGAAAATGAATACGTTCAAAAATTATTACGTGATGTGAAACAAATGGATACGGACATGATTGAACAAATGAGCGAAAAAACATCCGCATTCCAAAACGACAACTTACATCTTTACGAAAGCGATCGTGCATTATGGGACTGGGCGAGCAAACAAACCTATATTGCGCTTGGAAATATGATGACCTCTGCAGCATTTTTAGGCATCGATTCATGTCCAATTGAAGGTTTCCAATACGATGAAGTATCACGTATTTTAACTGAAAAAGGCTATTTCGATGATGCAGAGTACGCACCATCAGTTATGGTGGCATTTGGTTATCGCGAGGAAGATCCAAAACGTGCCAAAACACGCCGTAGCAAAGAAGAAGTGATTGATTGGGTTTAA